The following is a genomic window from Pygocentrus nattereri isolate fPygNat1 chromosome 8, fPygNat1.pri, whole genome shotgun sequence.
aagaaataaaacattttaaaattttgttatgtaagttaatgtaacaagattttctGTCAAGTCATTCTGGATATATTACCATTCAAAATCACTCATTATATTACTAATTTATGTTATATACAATCAAAACGTATGCAATGTAGAATTAAATCTTTTAAACTAGtcaagaaatgttatttttagatgtcttatttaatatttcacataCTTTGAATTAATATAGTTCCTGAGTTCTATACTGTTATCATATATTTATAATCATATTTGTCAAGTTATCTACTTTAATGTTTGAGCACCACTTAAATCTGAGATATTAATCTGCATACTAAATTTATCAACACTGCAATCTCAGTGTTATACTATAGAATCATCTACTGTTCAGTTCAACATTCTGGTTGCAACTAAGATTGTTTACAACTTTCtactaatataatataacaaacaatgtatttattttatagtgtaaagaaccataaacaaggaaaggaaccatttaaccatgcaaagaatcatttatggTTCAACCATTATTTGAATTGTCACAGTTCTATATATAATCATTGCTTTTTCTAAAGAATCCTTAAGaatctatttttttaagtcatttatCCAAAACCAAATTGGTTTATTTTTGCTGAAAACACTGATTACAaatttttgaacagtagtgtatcTACTGGCAATATAAATGGTAACTAGCATTTTCAAAGAGTTAAGAGGTGATGATATCTTTGAGACCTCActggtagaaatgtgtaattgtaaTTGCAGTATGAACCAAAAATctgattacattttatttcaatggTCCTTTATAGATGATTTATAGATccttaaattattaacaaactttcagatactcagttgattatcaacaacattatggttaCATTATGATTAGGAGTAGGTTTCGGTTCTGTTTTGAAGGtaagtttaaggttagggttaaggttacaTTTCATAGAGTTTTTCACACTCAACTTGTCTCAACATGTTCACTTGCCTCTAATAAATGCTTAGTTAAATGTTCATTAAAGACAGACGGAGCATCTACAAAACATCTGCAgtggaccatcaaaataaattGTTACAGATGATGTCTACATTAGGATTGCTTTTTGCAATGAATCTAAATCGGCTGACTGAATGCAGATTGTCATAAATTTTCACTCCAATGTGTCACAGAGCAGCCAAGCTCCAGCAGCTGGGATGTGTCTTCAACCCCACACATCGAATCTTCTTTTGCCTCACGACGGATTCAGCTTGGCAGACACGAACTGCAACAAACGAACCCTCGTCTGCCACCGATTTCTCCTGCAGAGAAGTCCACCATATGGCCTGGTGGTCCCCGGCAGGGTGCCAGCTTGGTGCTGCCTCCCATGGTGTATCCCTCTGCTGTGTCTGCTGATGGTTTGGTGGTGCCTGACCAACAGTACAGTAATTCCCTTTTACACCTGCTCCACAGTGACCGCCCTGATCTGGGCACCATTGTGGTCGGCTCCTCTAAACAGGAGTTTATGTCAGGCTGGACAAGACATCCAGGAATTGAAGATCAGATGATGCCCCATCACAGCCTTGACTCCGGTACTGCAATTCACACATTCTTGGGGTTTTTGCAAAATACACTGCACCACTGAAATGCATTCATGGTTCCTGAAATGCATTCTACTGGCATATcgatctccaaaatggaaacattaTACGAGAAGCCAAAAAacctttaatttaatgtaagttcttttaaataggttttttccAAGCgaatttggagcatttctattgatccattaatcattaatttttCACACAGCATAAAGGAATGCAATAGATTGCCATGATGTTTATACCTGCTTAACCTGCTTAAgtcttacactcttaaaaataagtgccagaaagggttcttagGAGTGATGCCATAAAAGTACCCTCAAAgccaaataaaacttttttaacTCATAAGTTTATGTCTCATTATCATATTAAATATGATTAATTAATAAGGAGAATGAGAAAACTGtgagaaaataacaaaatttaATGAAATCTAatgaaatgtgcattttcaaGTAATCTTTAACCCCATTCTGCAGGCCtcctagtggccattccactGGCAGAATGGAAATCAgttttttcagtaatataattaaataaaatagttgaATCAAATATAATTCAAAtttaagtaaaatattttaaacatttttaatttaatagagAAATATTCAAATTCAAGGCTGAATGGAGACCCTCCAAAACTGTctgaaatttcatttttatggctactgtgaaaaggaGTTAATAGAAGTGCAGTCACTTTTGTTGGCTTTGAAAATAACATCATCTTTCACTTCCTGCTTCCACCGCCTCCACATTTCATTGAGAAAGATCTCTCAGccagctcagagaccctccttAGAAATACAGCACAGTATGGAGGGAAGATTTGTATATGTTTTCAGATTCACGTTGACTTTAAGGACATATTTACACTTGGCAGATTTAGTTCAGTTAAAATTAACACTGGTGAGATTGCTTATCAGTACAAGGGAGAATGCTGTCAAACAAACCCTAGTATGCAGCAAGTGGCCTGAGACCCCTTGAAATCAGTCCTCTTCCATTCAAACTCTGGTGCTGTTTGTTTGAAATATGAATGCAAAGTGAACCAAAGACAGCtataaaacagaataaacagtCTTTTCTCTACATACTGCAAATATAAATGGACACTATAAGAGCCTTTCAACTGAGTGGTTCAAAAGAAACATACATTCAAAAGTTAGTTCAATTGAAAGTTTGTTAAATTGAAAGAAGTAACAACTTCAGTTTGAAGAAGTTGTCACTTAGACAAaggtttatgtatttattttttgtggtCTCAACGACTCGTTCATGTGTATGACGAAACATCAGCATGACATGTCAAACCAGTGTGACCAGAGGTGGGTAGAGTAACCTAAACCCAATCTCAGATGAAAGTAGTGAAAGAAGGACTCAAGCAGAAGTTGTGTAGAAGTATAAACAAAGCAGctcaaaaactacttaagtagtAATCTTTTGACAAACTTGAGCATTACTTCTCtgtacattttctgcttctgccTAAGAATCACTCAGGCAGTTTACACTGTTTTCCATAGATTACAGATTAGAttacaatttttcaaaatgtctccaTAATTAGTgaactaagatgtaaacaaaacagtgtGGAACTGGTATGGTGAGAAaaggtgcattgtagagaaacgtactgactgttttgttctggtggtgataagaagcaggggttgcaatgtctaaattcaaaatggccacaTGTATcatctgtatttttaaatgtgatgttgattatggtaaaatattggTAAATCTTAAAAAGTTTGGTTCTTTATGCTACTGTTTTGCCTTACCCTGCATGTAGCTCCCCACtataattttaaaagaaaaaaatatgccaCTGGTTTATATTACTGCCAAAGGAGTGACGCCGCGTCTACATTTCTGTTGGCAGCAGTAAAGTCTTTTTATCAATTTCAGCGTGTGGACccagagctttctgtgtgctaccatgttttctatcactgcataaaatatGCATGAGGCTTCCCTTTTTTGTTGGACAcaccatgttttattttatattattgttttcaGTGAGAAAAAATAGGCCTTAAGCCAAAATTCATCACAAatatatcataaaacaatgtctcaagtattcataaccatttcacgtaataacagtgagggagcttttagaccCATTAAACTCTTccgatatctggttcctatcaaaacAATTGTGAACAATATTCATTTGgcaaatttctctagaatgaagcatttcacaccaaactgctcaaAATTACTTTGTTGGTATCTTGACCgtttaattatacagacatttaaaaaaaactttaataagTCTTTGAATATAATAAGCTTTAGGGTTTAAGGGGTTACATTTGTTTGAAACTCAGTTCCTCACAGCTCCTTTTGTCTTATATCTCTCGCAGGTATGCAGATGATGGAGAAGAATGATTTGTATTGGTATTAGTGGAGGACTGTTGCTGTTTTCTTAGAGCTGTTGAAAAGACACTGCCTCTCAAGAACAAGGAAGTGCTGCCTCTCTTTTAGTTTTTACCGATTTAATGAATTCAGAACCCTGCAATGCTTCACTTGGGAGCTCCTACGCATGTTGAAAAAATACATGTGTAGACTAACCTGTTTAGGAACTGGCTCATCACGTACTACTACAGCACTGCGAGTTATAAAGGACATCCCTCAGGCTATGTGAGGGAAACTGGAGGACGGTGTGTAGCTCTTCAGTGTGGATGTAGGCAGCACATTTCAAAAGACTTCCACAACAGCGAGCAGAAACCTCAACAGTGCGACAATTCATGGAACCTATCTCAGAGATATTTACTTGTTAGGCTTTCAGTTAGACCCAATCACAATATATTTGCAAATTAAAGCACCTTAGAAGTATTCAGTGTGTCTAATTcaatgtctaatatttctcattatgagatctTATCGTATATAATAGTGAAAAGTAAAATTTTAACAAGCATTGAATTTCAAAAACTTTTCAGTAAAGTACAAATCTTCCCAAACAACACTAAAGTTCTAGTAACAAAGCATGATTACACACAGTACAGTATTTTCCACCTCAGTAAATGTtcttgctatatatatatatatatatatatatatataaaagtgcaaactttttaaacaatttacctttagtttatcacaatatacattagaataaagtaatattcataattcaaataaatattatatatatatatatatatatatatatatatatatacatatatatatagagagagagagagagagagagagagagagatatttagTTAGATATTTAgaatactaataaataaaagtaaataaaataataaaaagtaaaacaatagCTTAGACATATctaaaacataccaaaattcATACTAAAAGTTGagtaaaatcaaataaagcagTTGCAGGCTGTACAGAGGTGGTTAGAGAccaaatgtttataatgttcatgTGATGCCAGAGAGCGATGTTTCCTGTAATGAATTCCATctcactggtgcactgtaactaaaagcagattttcccagctCAAAGCTCTTGGCACCTGTAGGGTGATCCAATCACTAGAACAAGTCTGATAAACTGCATTAATTACACTGAGCATTTCTGTGGTGTTCTATGGCCAGTAAGAGCTTTTTTAACATTGCTCTGTAAATTTACTatttgaaaataagtaaattgtaaaaaagtaaattgaGAGACAAACTCTAAATTCATCAGTAACTGCAAACTGATCAGTTTAGTGTCAACGTACTGTTCACATGTTGATAAACAGGTCTACCAAAACTCTGATAAACAGGTCTACCAAAAAAATTCTGATGTATCTGAAATCTGTTCAACATTGATATGTtatgatatatatgtgtgtgtgtgtatcatataaaatgatatattaTTTTGATAGAGGTATCAATTTGCCCTTATTTTGATCTACTAACAACCTCTTTCAGGATGAAGGACATCCGCATTTGTAACCACTCCCTAATATGTTTTGATACTATTCCCCTCTTGCTTAACTGCTGCAAATCTCATGGGTGTTGTCAAAATGATAGTGAATGCTGATGGAGCTTCAGTAAAATCATTTGACAGGACTTAGTTTGACTTTATAATCCGACAAGACACCTGAACTACTGTTTGCAGTTTTGCTGTAATGTGAACTTTTTGGAGCACATACTGTTGTACAATGTGTAATGTAACCAGAAAACAATGTCCAAATTATCCAGACACCTTCAGCAGAAGGATAAAAGCTGTTGTAGCAAACTACCTATTAATTATTATTCAGAAGAAACATCAGATAAATAgatgtctacaaacctttgacATATAATGTATATGGTTTAGGGATAAAATGTGAGTTTGTAGGTTTCTGtataaatgacataaaatgtgtacattatttttgtatgtttatcCTTGGtacaatgcaaaataaaataaattgctACTATGTTATTACAGTGGAATTGATCACAGTATGTTTTCTCATACATTATGTATTGAagcaaattatttcaaaaattcACCTGTGCTTCCATTTTGACATTAAGAGCAACACCTGTTAACATTTTAATTGTATTGTAGATCATTTATAGGTGCTTTATCCTCAGttacttacttaattacttCCTTTACACCAAGATTAATGCTTACTCTGATCATAACCCAGGATCAGATTTGGATCATTTTGATACAGGTTATTTAAaggtctaaatgaaaatgtgaggagtcaaaaatatgattttctcTTTGGAAATGAGATTGAGTAAAACTATTCAATTTCAATAAAACTTGAGCAAAACACAAATCTTCCTAAATCTATTTATAGCAACACAGGACAATTACTCAATTATTTTCCACTTCTGACTTTTTGTTGTCAGATAGTCCATTAACACATATATACAGGGATCTACAGAGCATCTGCAAATAATCTataagcagtggttctcaaattGGTCCCCCAGACAGTCCACATGTTTTTGCTCTAACCCAATTCACAACACAGAGGGATAGAGCAAACAAGGTAGACCATTGTGAGGATCCCTGAGAACCAGTGTGAGAACCTCATCTACAAAACACTGTCCAAAAGACATACATACTcatacagtacagtatgtgtGAATGGTGAGAGAATGGTTGTGAAAcagatgttgaaacattgccATCTAGCGAATGTTAAAATCTTAACATTGACTGATTCTTGTTGTGATGGCTTAACTGGGTATCATTTATTTGTTGCAGTTCATTGCtgccacattttaaacatgCGCTGAGGGCAGATAAgaaatgttattatatattttcattcatAGCTGCATTTGGTAATTTGGCAAATTTGGGGAATTGGCAACCTCTCTGGTGGAGAAATGTAACTGAATGGTTTACTTCTCCAAGCGGATTGATCTGATCTTTAGTTGAtgtgtttaggaaccacagcagctGTATGCAAGCCTGACATCACCAAgaacaatgccaagtgtcagatagagtgatgtaaagcacaccgccactggactctggagcagtggaaaagtATTCTGCAGAGAGAAGAATTGTGCTTCTCTATctagcagtctgatggacaagtctgggtttgacaaATGCCAGGAGAAAGTTATCTGTCTCACTGCATtctgccaactgtaaagtttggtggaggagggataatgctatggggttgttttttagttCCAGCGAAGGGAAATGTTAATGCTTCAGCCAACAAGGACACATTGGAAAATTGTATGCTttcaaatttgtgggaacaaaaGTTTG
Proteins encoded in this region:
- the vgll1 gene encoding transcription cofactor vestigial-like protein 1, with translation MEQEAESMVELKTKQQSETLLYTYFQGDINSKVDEHFSRALRKLTKPKGDNSKNKRTRRSAKTEQPSSSSWDVSSTPHIESSFASRRIQLGRHELQQTNPRLPPISPAEKSTIWPGGPRQGASLVLPPMVYPSAVSADGLVVPDQQYSNSLLHLLHSDRPDLGTIVVGSSKQEFMSGWTRHPGIEDQMMPHHSLDSGMQMMEKNDLYWY